A window of Methylocaldum szegediense genomic DNA:
GGCGAACCTATGGAACCGGATGTCACAATTATTCGGCGGGGCGAGGACATTATCGAAGAATACCGGATCAACAATCGGCTCTACATGGTCAAGATTAAGCCACGCATCGGGCCGGCGTATTATCTGGTCGACACCGACGGGGACGGCAATCTGGACGTGCGTCGCAGCGATCTGGAGGATGACATGCAGATTCCCCAGTGGGTACTTTTTAGCTGGTGAGTCGCCGCCCGATTCGACTCCTGGGTTTGCGCTACAGGCCAAACGGTCGTCTTTGATAGAATGAAAATAAATCGGGGTGTTTCGTAATACGTCGAATCTGGGTCGTCATTCGGTAAATTCACGAGTTCCCGCCTTCCAAGAACAACACCAAGGATTATTCGCGCTTGAGCCAAAGCATAGACTCCCGGCTTAATCGGCTTATTCATACCGGCCAACAGCATTTACTGAGAAACGGCCTCAAAGGGTTGGAGAAGGAGAGCCTTCGACTTACGCCCAATGGGACTATCTCGCATACCCGACATCCAATAGGCATTGGATCGGCGCTGACGCATCCCTATATCACCACGGATTATTCCGAGGCGCTGATCGAGCTCATTACACCGCCTTATGCGGATCCTGCGGAAACCTTGCGGTTTCTAAAGGATTTGCACAGTTTCGTATACCGCCATCTGAATGACGAGATTCTGCTCGGCACCTCCATGCCCTGCGGTGTGACCAGCGACGAAAGCATCCCCATTGCCGAATACGGCACGTCCAACATCGGGCGGATGAAGCATATTTATCGGCGTGGGCTCGCCTATCGCTACGGGCGTATGATGCAGGCCATCGCCGGCGTGCATTTCAATTATTCGGTCAACGAAGGTTTGTGGCCGGTCTTGCGGGAGCTGGAAGACGGAGCGGAATCCCTGGCCAGTTTTATCGCCGACAGCTACTTCGGTATCGTGCGCAATGTCCATCGCCACGGGTGGCTAACCATTTATTTGTTCGGCGCCTCCCCAGCTTTTTCCAAGTCTTTTTTCGCGGGGCGGGAGCATCTTGCATCACGCTTTTCGGAATTCGACGCCCGCACGCTTTTCCGTCCTTATGCGACCTCGCTGCGCATGAGCGACATCGGCTACAAGAACGATAGCCAGTCCGGGCTCGACATCTCTTTCAACAATCTCGAGGAATACGTGGCGAGCCTTGGCAGGGCGATAGAGACGCCTTATCCGCTTTACGAGAGGATTGGCGTCAAGGTGGACGGAGAATACCGACAACTGAACAGCAATATTCTGCAGATCGAGAACGAGTACTACAGCGTTGTTCGTCCCAAGCAGGTCGCCGAGTCCGGCGAGAAGCCGACACTCGCCCTGAAGCGGCGCGGAGTGCGCTATCTGGAGCTGCGGTCGTTGGACTTGAACTGTTTCAGTTCCGCCGGAGCCAGTTTGGATCAGCTTCGCTTCTTGGAGACCTTTTTGCTTTTCTGCCTCTTGAAACAGAGTCCGCCTTTGGATTCCGCGGAGAAAGCAGAAATTAGTCAGAACGGCATGGCGGTCGCCTGCTGCGGCCGCACGCCCGGGTTCAAGTTACGGCGTCAAGGCCGAGAGGTATTTCTGAAGGATTGGGCCAGGGAAATACTCGATGGCATGCGCGGCATCGCCGAGATTCTCGATGCAGGGGACGCTTTCATGCCCTAC
This region includes:
- a CDS encoding DUF2782 domain-containing protein, with protein sequence MFRIIALCLLLSTVSVQAQEELAPVPEPPDIPPQVESGEPMEPDVTIIRRGEDIIEEYRINNRLYMVKIKPRIGPAYYLVDTDGDGNLDVRRSDLEDDMQIPQWVLFSW
- the gshA gene encoding glutamate--cysteine ligase; the protein is MSQSIDSRLNRLIHTGQQHLLRNGLKGLEKESLRLTPNGTISHTRHPIGIGSALTHPYITTDYSEALIELITPPYADPAETLRFLKDLHSFVYRHLNDEILLGTSMPCGVTSDESIPIAEYGTSNIGRMKHIYRRGLAYRYGRMMQAIAGVHFNYSVNEGLWPVLRELEDGAESLASFIADSYFGIVRNVHRHGWLTIYLFGASPAFSKSFFAGREHLASRFSEFDARTLFRPYATSLRMSDIGYKNDSQSGLDISFNNLEEYVASLGRAIETPYPLYERIGVKVDGEYRQLNSNILQIENEYYSVVRPKQVAESGEKPTLALKRRGVRYLELRSLDLNCFSSAGASLDQLRFLETFLLFCLLKQSPPLDSAEKAEISQNGMAVACCGRTPGFKLRRQGREVFLKDWAREILDGMRGIAEILDAGDAFMPYTRSLEIQAAAVSDPDLTPSARMLADMRANGESYEDYALRISKEHAQTFRDRFLSAERAEFFRRLTEESLEEQRQIEASDRLSFDEFLQRYFAQKE